The Pieris rapae chromosome 8, ilPieRapa1.1, whole genome shotgun sequence genomic interval AGCACAACACTTGCTTCATCTGTGCTTTGAAATATACCAGATACCATTTTGTTTAACTTACTTTTGATTTCAATTAAGTCTTCTATACTTAATTCTTTACCACTAATCGGATCTACAccattttcaattatatacttttcaaTTATACGCCTTTCAAATACCGCGCCGGATGACGGAGACACAACAGGAACTTCGGGTACTTCATTTGAGACTGCAAGAaataggttatatttttatattgtgtctaaaaagataatttttaccTGATCTATTAGACTTCCTGTgtctttgaatttaaatatacaatttaatttgaatagaaATAACTTAGTAGTAGCTAAATTATCTTGACATGATAAACCAAGCTTCATTATAGCCGGTGCGtacatcttttaaataatacatacttgCACAATAAAGAGccatttcatataattattgacaattatattacaaaatgttcATTTATGTATACACAGTGTAtttgtaacttaaaaataatgacgACTTCCAGTAAACTTGATTACAATTCAGTGTTcactaaacattaaacaattatacattTCACTCTCACGTTGACATGACATAACCACAGGTATAATTTTCTGATGTAGCCACCACAGTGTATAGAGTCTGTACTACAGAAggccatataaaatataggctAGCGTATTGTTTGTACATAGctatgataatatattgtcTTTGTCTAGaatgaaaataactttttcaCACTGGCACAAATGTTTGTTTACAAACTGTCAGTACTCACTACTCTTTATATTTTCTGTGAACCACATAATATAACCTATAGATAATCGAGCTAATATTGGATAATGGATTCGACTTGTCAAATTAAATCAGAcgatagtttttaaaaacaatctaTATGACCATAAAACTATGAATGAATATGAAACGAGATGGTTCTtcttaatagaatattatactctgtaaaagaaattaaacgcCCTCGGAAGTATTTACGCAGCAAGTTTATAGATACTGTTAGGCTTCATGTGAAGGGTGGAACTGGGGGGACTGGATTACCGAAGTATGGTGGACTGGGGGGTCAAGGCGGTTGTGTTTATTGTGTCGGCAAGGAAGACGCTAAATTAGGCAAAATTATAAGTCAACATCGAGCAAAAACTGTAGTTGCTGGACATGGTGAAGATAGCCGAAAAGTAAGAATTGTAGGTGCTCCCGGTTcagatgtaaaattagaagttcCATTAGGAGTAACAATCTTCAGAGAAGACGGAAAAGTTTTGGGTTCCATTGACAAAGATGGAGAAACTGTTATTGTAGCTCGAGGTGGACCTGGAGGTAATCCGGAAAATAGCTTTCTAGGCCACTTTGGGCAAGTACACCATATTCGCTTGGACCTTAAATTAATTGCAGATATTGGATTAGTAGGGTTTCCAAATGCTGGGAAAAGCTCACTTTTAAAAGCAATTTCAAGAGCAAAGCCTAGGATAGCTAATTATCCCTTTACAACTATTAAACCTAACATGGGAATTATTCAATTTGAAGATAAGAGACAAATATCTATTGCTGACCTTCCTGGGCTTATTGAAGGAGCACATGTTAATATCGGTCTTGGCCATAAATTCCTAAAACACGTAGAAAGAACAAAACTCCTTTTGTTCATTGCTGATGTTCAAGGCTTTCAGCTAAGCCCTCGTCATGTTAAAAGATCCTGCTTAGAAACTATTTTGTTGTTAAACAAGGAATTAGAACTATATAATCCAGAATTGCTAGATAAGCCTGCAATTTTAGctgttaataaattagatttaaaaggAACAGGCACAATTTTCAATGAAGTAAAAGAATCTTTTAAAGACAttgaaaagtttataaataattcaaacatGCCCACAGAAATAATACCcgaaagaataataaaatttgaaaatattataggaATATCTGCTTTAGAAAGAAAtggaattaatgatttaaaaacctTGCTAAGAAACAGGTTGGATGATTATGCAGAAGAGACAAATGCAGATATCATTGATGCCAGTGAGCTGTTAAGAAGAAATAGGAATACCATATTAGAGAGAGGCCCACAAATTACTTAGTtactttatgtataatatatgctattgttaaaaaatttaataaagaacaaaaaagtttaatcattttaaaccttttaatgtacattttagtgtgatcttataaaactaaatatctcattttaaacatttgattCTATCACAGACCATTCCTGGACTTGCCGACTCGGGACAATGACGTAAACAATCAATCCAGTTGTAACTTATCTTACCATATGggaacattttacatattaaatgtttattaatcttatacctatattataaaattaggcCTATATTCCAAATAATCTCAATATTGccttatcataattattttaactaaacttaTAGGTAaagttagaatttttttttacaatgtatAAAGTACTAAGTATGTAGAGAATTTATAAGCATGAATGTCAACATGGCCACATTTTTTTGTGGCGTAAAAAGTAGTTGTGTACTTCTTAATAGAATGTAGAATGTAGAGACTCCttttccgcacttagactcTTAGCAGGTCCGTTGTGCGTGACttcttaatagaaataaacttaaaaaataactccTTTAGTTTCTCAAAAATGTAAGAATCTGGTTAACTTATTTGCATTTATAAATGTGGATAAATAATTTGCTGCCAGTTTCAGTTCACAACCATAATAAGCCAGTACTAATGAACAACattatgtttacatttaaaacacagTAACACAAACATAGCTTTATATCACCATCATCATAttacaaaaccaaaaaaaacaatttatgcgTCTCAATTAacataacaatttatatatatacactattATGCGTTATAACTTATAAGACTAAAGTAATATTTGCTTAACAACACGTTTATAGACTAGACATTAAACAACACTAATAAacttgttcaaaattaaatgttacataaaatctCTCACCAAACTTGATCTACCTGCAGTCTTTTTGCGGATTTCTTTTGCCCTTGCTCTTAAAACATCACTATTCCTGTCATCTCGACGAGTTCGTGCGTAGGAAGTCTTTTCACTGCTTTACCAATTGTTCAGAAAGATTACCAGTTAATCCAACGCATCGTACCTCTCTTCCGCCTCGGTGGCCGTCTCGGCGGGCGGCAGGGCTCTACGCGAGGTGCCGGCCTCCGGAGGAGGACTGCCTTCGGCCGGAGGAGAGGGGCTGTCGCGGGTCTCGGCGGCGTTGGCTTGACCTGcgttaattatacatttaaggGCGGTCGGGCAGATTGCGAACATTATTATGGCGAACAGGAAGAGAACTGACCGACTTGCGCGGGGCGGGTGTCGTCGGAACGCTGCTTCTTTGCCGCGGGGTCCTCGCGGTCGACCTGAGCCGGACACTCCAGGTGCACCAGGTGGAACACCTGCACGTGATCAAACTCCATGCTCCGTATAGACATTATACACGACGCcacacaattataataaaaataatgaaaatcgGTAAAATGCCAATTGCATAACGTAaccaattaagtatttttttatagaataagacgggcaaacgagcctacgACACTCGCAAAGGGCGTCTCTTCTCCTTCGAAGGAGTACCTACTCTTACTTTGAAGTCATATCTCTCAGTTCGCAAAACAAAGTGTGTTGTGAAGCGGACTGTGGAAGATTCCAGGCATCGAGATGATGCTGatgaaatgtttaattgaCCTTGTTAAATACTCACTTCATTGACGGAGTTGTTGGTGCCGACGATGCGTATTATGGACACGGGCCGCGGAGTGAAGTAGATCACCTGCCACGATCTGTCAGCATAATGTTCGccatatgtatttattattttaattaagagtcCGCGCTCGAGAAGAAATATGAGACCTGCAAGTATCCCTCGTGCGATCGGCGACCATGTCCCAATGCCAATAGTTGAGCGAGACCTCCACGTAGTACGAGTAGTGGCGGTAGTCGCAGTCCCACAGGAGCATGCGAATGGACGAGAGGAGATAGGGCTGCGCCAGCTGGACCACGATGGCGCCGGATCCCAGCTGGTGACAGGTGTAGCCCTGCTCCCAATCGTAGTGCTCGGTGTCGCCGTTGAGGAGGGCGTTGCGGGAACGGCTGATATCAAACGAAGCAACGGTGAGCTTGAATATTGCGTAGCAGATCTGATGCGATTATTTGATCCAAGGGTACCTGATCCCTTCGATGACGACGGCGGACAGTTCCACCGTGGCCACGTTGTGCAAGGGCTCGATGAGGCCGTCGCTGAGGGGCGGCACCCGCGTCGTGTGCAT includes:
- the LOC110999563 gene encoding GTP-binding protein 10 homolog, producing MVLLNRILYSVKEIKRPRKYLRSKFIDTVRLHVKGGTGGTGLPKYGGLGGQGGCVYCVGKEDAKLGKIISQHRAKTVVAGHGEDSRKVRIVGAPGSDVKLEVPLGVTIFREDGKVLGSIDKDGETVIVARGGPGGNPENSFLGHFGQVHHIRLDLKLIADIGLVGFPNAGKSSLLKAISRAKPRIANYPFTTIKPNMGIIQFEDKRQISIADLPGLIEGAHVNIGLGHKFLKHVERTKLLLFIADVQGFQLSPRHVKRSCLETILLLNKELELYNPELLDKPAILAVNKLDLKGTGTIFNEVKESFKDIEKFINNSNMPTEIIPERIIKFENIIGISALERNGINDLKTLLRNRLDDYAEETNADIIDASELLRRNRNTILERGPQIT